CTCTTCCTGCTGGGCCAGTTCGCGCTCGCGATCCGCCGCGTGCTGCTCCCTTCTCTGACGACGACGCCGCTGGCGCACTCGCGAGGCACCCTGCTCCAGTTCACGAAGCGTCTCTTGCAAGGTTTGCTCGACCTCGGCCTCGTCTACCGATGCGCCGCGCTTCTTCCCCTTCTTCTTCTTCTTCCCGACGTCGTCATCAGCGGCCTTGCGGACCCGAACGGTCCCTTTTTCGGCAGGCTCAGTCTTCTTCCTTTTACGCTTGCGTCGAGGCTTCCCGGCGTCGGCAATGGCATCCTCGGGAAGCTCGATCTTGCCGAGAATCTTCGTTCCCTGAAGCTTGTAGCGGCCCGCGAGTATAGTGTCGTCATCTTCCTCGTCCACCTCCACATCGTCGGACACCAGATCCACATCGAGCACTTCCGCATCGGCCACGACGTCTTCCGCAACGGCAACGGTCTCTGCTTCGACATCTGCCGCGGTGAGGTCCGTTTCGACTGCGGCCTCGATCACTTCGGCAACATCCGCTTCCGGTTCAACTTCCACAGCCTCGACTTCGTCCGTCGGAACCGCAACCTCAGGCTCGACATCAACAGCCACATCGTCCTCATCAGGAATCGATGCAACGTCGTCTTCTTCATCGAGAATCTCGCCGATCTCCTGAGTCTCCACAACCTCTTCAGGTTCGGGCGTTTCGACGGCGATGACTTCTCCGTCAACGTCAACCCCTTCACCCTCCTCCTCTGCGAGCTGCAACCTCTTCTTCTTGACTCGTTCGGCGGTCGCGCGATCCTCAGCGTAGGTCTCGAGCAGGAAGGCATACGCTTCCTCGTCGGTAATGGCTGCATTCAGTCCACTACCGGTCATCGCCTTTGTGAAGCCGGCCGTCTTCAGGTCATCAACGATCGTGTCGACGGACACGTTCAGTTCGCGCGAAACCTTGAACAGTCTCTTCTTCTTGAATTTCGACTCAGTCGCCATAAAAAGTTCTAACCTGGCTTTCTGCCAAAGACCTCAGCGGTCTGTTTAAACCTCGGACTTCTCCTCCTCAATCTCCGTCTCCTCCGTCTCGGCCTTCTCCTTCTTCACCGCCTTCTCCTTCTTCGCCGCCTTCTCCGCCTTCACTTCCTTCTCCGCCTTAGCGTCCGTCTCCTCCGTTTCCTTCGACTCCGCCTTCTCCTCCGTCTCGGCCTTCTCCGTTATCTCCGTTATCTCGGTTATCTCCGCAAAATCCTCCTCCTCTTCGTCCTCTTCGTCAGCAAACTCTGCCCGTATCACCCTGAGAATGTGGACTGCAAGTTCCTCGTCCACCACTGCCCTCCGCATGAGCTCCTCCTTCGACAGCTCCAACACAGCCTTGGCGGAATCACAGCCGATATCCCGAAGACGCTGTAGAGTCTCGGGAGTCAGTTCATCCGCGAACTCAGCCATGTCGACATCTTCTTCGTCAGCCGAGATTTCACGGTATACATCAATCTCATAGCCGGCCAGCATGGAAGCGAGTCGGATGTTTATTCCACCTCGGCCAATGGCTTTGCTTACCTCTTCGGCATTGACGACGACTTTCGCACGAGGAGGATTCAACTCATCGTTCGTCGAAACGGAAATTGGATGAGCAGGTGAAAGCGCACTCGTAATCAGACGGTGCGGATCTTCAGAATACTCAAGAACATCGATGTTCTCGTTCGCCAGCTCGCGGACCACGGCGTGAATACGAGAACCTTTCATCCCGACGCAGGCACCGACAGGGTCGATTCTTTCGTCGTGGCTGACGACCGCGACCTTGGCGCGATCACCGGGCTCGCGTACGATCTTCTTGATCTCAACTATCCCCTCATCAATTTCGGGGACCTCAAGCTCGAACAGGCGTTCCATGAACAACGGTGCCGCTCGGCTGACTATGACTTGTGGATTATTGCCCGCGTCCCGACGCACTTCCTTGATGACCGCTCGCAGCATATCGCCCTTGCGATACCTGTCCTTGTAGATTTGTTCTTCGCGGGGCAGAATCAACTCGACCTTGTCGTGTATTACGAGCACCTCGCGGCGGCGCGTCTGATACACCTCACCAACAACGATCTCGCCGACGAGGTCAGTATAGCGGAAGAATACATTCTCCTTCTCGATGTCCCGGATCCGCTGACTGAACGTTTGGCGGGCCATCATCACGGCACGTCGGCCGAAGTCAGTGATGTTGACTTCGCTGGCTACCTCGTCGCCAACCTCGAAGTCGGGGTCGAAGTCCACAGCGTCTTTGGCTTCGATCTGCGTCACTGGATCCTCAAGATCCATGTTGGGAATCACTTCGCGAATGTGGAGAATCTGGATGTCGCCGTTGTCGGGATTGATGATGATCTCGAACGCATCGTCGGCGCCATAGCGCTTTCGGATCATTGCTCGAAAGACATCCTCCATGATGAGCTGGAGCACGTCCCGATCAATCCCCTTCTCTCTTGCAATCTCGGCAAAAGATGATACTAGACCACTACTCTGCATATACTCGCTTTGCTCCGCACGCTACGGGTGGCGCGTGAGGTCGGATCTACCACGGAAGTAGAATCTTAACCTCTTTCGCGTCACCATATGCGATGCTCTTTGTTTCTCTGTTCTCCAGTTCGATTTCGAACCCCTGGTCGTCGGCGTGAATGATGGTGCCCCGCGAAGGTTTTTGTCCCGGTTCTCTCCATCTTACGACGACCTTTCTACCCACGTTCTTTGCGTACTGCCGCGGTATCGTCAACGGTCGATCAACGCCAGGTGACGAAACATTCAGCTTATACTTCCCATCTATTACGTCCTGCGTTTCAAGAAGAAATCCGATCTCGCGACTGGCTTTGGCCAGGCTCTCGATCGTCAGCACCTCATCCGAATCGACATAGATATCCACGACGTGCGAGCCCTGCTGGCCTCGCACCGACACTTCGATAACGTACAGTGGCTCCCGGGCCACCTCTTCGGCGATCGTTGTAATGCGTTCCGTAATATTTTCCGACACCGCCATCGGCATCCGTCAGCACCTTTTCAAAGTATTCGTCTGCAAAAAACGCCCGATCCATGAAGGGACGGGCGTTCGCTCGCGAACACACCAACAAAAAAGGGCGGCTACGCTCCATTCGCCCCCCTTCCACAGGCTACAAATATACACTTGCCGCCCATAGCGGCGCAAACGATCGCCGCTTGAGGGTACAAACTGCACCAAAAAGAATAGGTTTCACGCAGGGATCGTCCCGGCCGCAGTTGCGGGCGAGTCGCAGCGGTCGGCTACACGAGTGTCGGTCGCTTTTCCGACGGGTCCTTTTCCGGGTAGTCGACCATGAAGTGGAGGCCGCGACTCTCACGCCTCATCTGGGCACTGCGTATGATCAGGAAAGCGACGGCGATCATGTTCCTGAGCTCACACAGGCCCGCAGATACTCGCGAACGCCGGTAGAACGCCTCTGTCTCCTCGTACAAGAGCTTGGTGCGACGCTCTGCTCGCTCGAGACGTAGTACGGACCGAACGATGCCGACATAGTCCCACATCACGCGACGAAGTTCATCCTGGTTGTGCGATATCAAAACCCACTGCGCCGGGTGCGCGGTGCCGCTGTCATCCCACTCTGGAATATCTTCTCTCCAGGAAACACTCGCTGCGTATTTCACGGCCGTGTCCACTGCCCGGTGCCCGAACACAAGCGCCTCGAGCAGTGAATTTGACGCGAGGCGGTTCGCGCCGTGAAGACCCGTGCAGGCGACCTCACCGCATGCAAACAACCCCGAGATCGACGTTCGCGCCTGCGCATCCGTCTTCACACCACCACACTGGTAATGCGCAGCCGGCACGACAGGTATGGGCTGGCTCGTGATGTCGATTCCGAAGCCAAGGCAAGTCTCGTAGATGTTGGGGAAATGGTCAAGGATATCCTGTGAGGGTTTGTGAGAAATATCCAGGTAGACGTAGTCGTCACCGCGCTGCTTCAACTGGTCGTCTATCGCCCGCGCCACGATGTCGCGCGGTGCCAGTTCAGCGCGGGAGTCGTAACTCGGCATGAAGCGCTCGCCATCGACGTTCATCAGAACGGCGCCGTCACCACGAACAGCCTCCGAGATGAGGAACGAGTCTGCCTCGGGGTGATAGAGGCTCGTCGGGTGAAACTGGACGAACTCCATGTTTTCCAGTCTGGCTTTGGCCCGATATGCCATCGCAACACCGTCGCCCGTCGCGATGGCCGGATTTGTTGAGTGCAGATAGACTCGGCCCGAGCCACCCGTGGCGAGCAATGTCGATTTTGCCAGAACGGTCTCGACCCGATCGTTCTCCTCATCCAACACATAGGC
The DNA window shown above is from Rhodothermales bacterium and carries:
- the nusA gene encoding transcription termination/antitermination protein NusA, with product MQSSGLVSSFAEIAREKGIDRDVLQLIMEDVFRAMIRKRYGADDAFEIIINPDNGDIQILHIREVIPNMDLEDPVTQIEAKDAVDFDPDFEVGDEVASEVNITDFGRRAVMMARQTFSQRIRDIEKENVFFRYTDLVGEIVVGEVYQTRRREVLVIHDKVELILPREEQIYKDRYRKGDMLRAVIKEVRRDAGNNPQVIVSRAAPLFMERLFELEVPEIDEGIVEIKKIVREPGDRAKVAVVSHDERIDPVGACVGMKGSRIHAVVRELANENIDVLEYSEDPHRLITSALSPAHPISVSTNDELNPPRAKVVVNAEEVSKAIGRGGINIRLASMLAGYEIDVYREISADEEDVDMAEFADELTPETLQRLRDIGCDSAKAVLELSKEELMRRAVVDEELAVHILRVIRAEFADEEDEEEEDFAEITEITEITEKAETEEKAESKETEETDAKAEKEVKAEKAAKKEKAVKKEKAETEETEIEEEKSEV
- a CDS encoding ribosome maturation factor RimP: MAVSENITERITTIAEEVAREPLYVIEVSVRGQQGSHVVDIYVDSDEVLTIESLAKASREIGFLLETQDVIDGKYKLNVSSPGVDRPLTIPRQYAKNVGRKVVVRWREPGQKPSRGTIIHADDQGFEIELENRETKSIAYGDAKEVKILLPW
- the nadB gene encoding L-aspartate oxidase, with amino-acid sequence MAQKYDFLVLGSGIAGLSFALRVAEHGTVAVITKKESAESNTNYAQGGIAAVLGEGDSVESHVQDTLIAGAGLCDPAIVEIVVREGPERVKELMTLGAEFSHQNGRLHFGREGGHSANRIVHAADTTGREVESTLLRRINEHPNIQLFEYHFAVELITEHHMGQHVSKLRQDMHCYGAYVLDEENDRVETVLAKSTLLATGGSGRVYLHSTNPAIATGDGVAMAYRAKARLENMEFVQFHPTSLYHPEADSFLISEAVRGDGAVLMNVDGERFMPSYDSRAELAPRDIVARAIDDQLKQRGDDYVYLDISHKPSQDILDHFPNIYETCLGFGIDITSQPIPVVPAAHYQCGGVKTDAQARTSISGLFACGEVACTGLHGANRLASNSLLEALVFGHRAVDTAVKYAASVSWREDIPEWDDSGTAHPAQWVLISHNQDELRRVMWDYVGIVRSVLRLERAERRTKLLYEETEAFYRRSRVSAGLCELRNMIAVAFLIIRSAQMRRESRGLHFMVDYPEKDPSEKRPTLV